The following coding sequences are from one Campylobacter sp. RM16187 window:
- a CDS encoding 2-oxoacid:acceptor oxidoreductase family protein encodes MKRELRFVGVGGQGVILAGEILAAAKIEDGGYGVKASTYTSQVRGGPTKVDIVLDESEILYPYANEGEIEFMLATAQVSYNLFKSGVKEGGIIVIEPNLVKASDEDRKKWKIYEIPIISIAKDEVGNVITQSVVALGVAVEMSGCLDANLVREVMLSKVPKKVYEANAMAYELGLKYAKEAKES; translated from the coding sequence GTTGGCGGACAAGGTGTAATTTTAGCCGGAGAAATTTTAGCCGCCGCCAAGATAGAAGATGGAGGATATGGGGTCAAAGCATCTACTTATACTTCACAGGTTAGAGGCGGTCCTACTAAAGTTGATATAGTATTAGACGAAAGCGAAATTTTATACCCATATGCAAATGAGGGTGAGATAGAATTTATGCTTGCAACGGCACAAGTAAGCTACAATCTTTTTAAAAGCGGAGTCAAAGAGGGTGGTATAATAGTCATAGAGCCAAATTTGGTCAAAGCTAGCGATGAGGATAGAAAAAAGTGGAAAATTTATGAAATTCCTATTATCTCTATAGCTAAAGACGAAGTCGGAAATGTCATCACGCAAAGCGTTGTAGCCTTAGGAGTAGCTGTAGAGATGAGTGGTTGCTTGGATGCCAATTTAGTAAGAGAAGTTATGCTATCAAAGGTACCAAAGAAAGTCTATGAGGCCAATGCTATGGCTTACGAGCTAGGATTAAAATACGCTAAAGAGGCAAAAGAGAGTTAA